One uncultured Hyphomonas sp. genomic region harbors:
- a CDS encoding flavin monoamine oxidase family protein produces the protein MEGATRRSALALIGATAGSAALYAAMKSIRHVQPSSYKGPIKLDGDPKGAKVLILGAGLAGMVAALELRSAGYDVEVLEYREKAGGRCWSLRGGDTYTEMGGATQKVTFDGDNYINPGPWRIPYDHHGVLDYCQRLGVQLEPFIQQNHNAYLHNSRAFGGKPQRFKHIATDYRGQTSELLAKAVNQNRLDDVLTSEDREALIESLRATGALDDTNAYRSGELTSRFRGFGRPPGAGINGAPSASDPISLSEILQSGMWEWLADADLLDHQMPMFQPVGGMDMIAQAFAREVGDLIRFNSKVVSLQQDDDGVKVAYEDTRTGGTLTTQADWCVCTVPFSILGQMDHNLSPELTAAVNNVYYRGSAKWGLEFKRRFWEQDEHIYGGISYTDLPIEMISYPSTGFFTKGPAVLLGGYTWDDAQAFEFNAMQPEDRIKWALEFGSHIHPQYLEEYKTGVSVVWHKVPWVLGCFGIWRDKETHYANAVEIDNRVVCAGEHVSYLGAWMEGAIESSLDAIGRLHDKVING, from the coding sequence ATGGAGGGAGCGACCCGCCGGTCTGCATTGGCGCTCATCGGCGCAACGGCTGGCAGCGCGGCATTATATGCCGCGATGAAGTCCATTCGGCACGTCCAGCCATCATCTTATAAAGGCCCCATCAAGCTCGATGGAGATCCGAAGGGCGCGAAAGTTCTTATTCTTGGCGCCGGTCTCGCGGGCATGGTCGCGGCACTGGAACTCCGGTCCGCTGGGTATGACGTCGAGGTTCTGGAATACCGCGAAAAGGCTGGCGGCCGCTGCTGGTCGCTGAGGGGGGGCGACACGTATACAGAAATGGGCGGCGCCACCCAGAAGGTCACTTTCGACGGAGACAATTACATTAATCCCGGCCCCTGGCGGATTCCGTACGACCACCATGGCGTGCTGGATTACTGCCAGCGCCTGGGTGTCCAGCTGGAACCCTTCATCCAGCAGAACCACAACGCCTATCTCCACAACAGCAGGGCATTCGGCGGCAAGCCACAACGCTTCAAGCACATCGCCACAGACTATCGCGGCCAGACATCGGAATTGCTGGCCAAGGCCGTCAACCAGAACCGCCTCGATGATGTACTCACGTCGGAAGACCGGGAAGCGCTGATTGAGTCTCTCCGGGCAACAGGGGCGCTTGATGACACCAATGCCTACAGGTCCGGCGAGCTGACCAGCCGGTTTCGCGGCTTTGGCAGACCACCGGGCGCGGGCATCAATGGAGCGCCCTCTGCTTCCGATCCGATCAGCCTGTCCGAAATCCTGCAATCAGGCATGTGGGAGTGGCTGGCCGACGCCGACCTCCTGGATCACCAGATGCCCATGTTCCAGCCGGTCGGCGGCATGGACATGATCGCGCAGGCATTTGCCCGGGAAGTTGGCGACCTGATCCGCTTCAACTCCAAAGTCGTTTCATTGCAGCAAGACGATGATGGCGTGAAGGTCGCCTACGAAGACACCCGAACCGGCGGCACGCTGACAACTCAAGCGGACTGGTGTGTGTGTACCGTACCATTCTCGATCCTTGGCCAGATGGATCACAATCTGTCACCGGAACTGACCGCGGCAGTGAACAACGTCTACTATCGCGGGTCCGCCAAATGGGGGCTCGAATTCAAACGCCGCTTCTGGGAGCAGGATGAACATATCTATGGCGGGATCAGCTACACCGACCTTCCCATTGAAATGATTTCCTACCCATCGACGGGCTTCTTCACAAAGGGTCCGGCCGTTCTTCTCGGTGGGTATACCTGGGATGACGCGCAGGCATTTGAATTCAATGCCATGCAGCCTGAAGACCGGATCAAATGGGCGCTGGAGTTCGGCTCCCACATTCACCCGCAATATCTCGAAGAGTATAAGACCGGTGTCAGCGTCGTCTGGCATAAGGTGCCGTGGGTGCTGGGCTGCTTCGGGATATGGAGGGACAAGGAAACCCATTACGCAAATGCGGTGGAGATCGACAATCGCGTCGTCTGCGCGGGAGAACATGTCTCCTATCTCGGAGCCTGGATGGAAGGCGCGATCGAATCTTCCCTCGACGCGATAGGCCGTCTGCATGACAAGGTGATCAACGGATGA
- a CDS encoding YHS domain-containing (seleno)protein, translating into MSRTLTLSAMVVAAAFATALPAAAEDEYNVSTGITTAGAPLGLHGVDAVALTTLNAVAEGNAQYTAVDDGVAYYFASEESAKKFKANPAMYAPQYGGFCAYAVALGKKFDGDPQYADIVDGKLYLFVNAEIFEKYKKDSKRILAKAERTWPRIEHKAVGDL; encoded by the coding sequence ATGTCCCGTACACTCACACTCTCCGCCATGGTCGTGGCTGCCGCCTTTGCGACTGCCCTGCCCGCCGCTGCCGAAGACGAGTACAATGTCTCGACCGGCATTACGACGGCCGGCGCCCCACTGGGCCTCCACGGCGTCGATGCCGTTGCTCTGACAACGCTGAACGCTGTCGCCGAAGGCAATGCACAGTACACGGCTGTTGATGACGGTGTCGCTTACTATTTCGCATCGGAAGAGTCGGCGAAAAAGTTCAAAGCCAACCCGGCCATGTACGCCCCCCAGTATGGCGGCTTCTGCGCCTATGCCGTCGCCCTCGGGAAGAAATTCGATGGCGACCCGCAATATGCGGACATTGTCGATGGCAAACTCTACCTGTTCGTCAACGCCGAGATCTTCGAAAAGTACAAGAAGGACTCCAAGCGCATTCTCGCAAAAGCAGAGCGCACCTGGCCGCGCATCGAGCACAAGGCTGTGGGTGACCTTTAA
- the ahpF gene encoding alkyl hydroperoxide reductase subunit F, with translation MLDANLKTQLKAYMENIRRPVELVAALDDSKGSRDLEELLQEISDLSDKVGWKRKDDARAPSFAITTPEADISLRFAGLPLGHEFTSLVLALLQVGGHPPKVAPEVIEQIKSLEGTFEFETYFSLSCQNCPDVVQALNMMAVLNPNIRHTAIDGALFKDEVDARQVMAVPTVYLNGEVFGSGRMEVEQILAKLDTGAQEKMAQKISQKEPFDVLVVGGGPAGAAGAIYAARKGIRTGIAAERLGGQVLDTMGIENLISVPYTEGAKLASAMETHIKEYDIDVMNLQIAAKFVPAKEEGGLHEIVLENGASLKTRSLILAPGARWRQMGVPGEEEHRNKGVAYCPHCDGPLFKGKRVAVIGGGNSGVEAAIDLAGLVAHVTLIEFDIQLRADAVLQNKLRSLPNVTIITSAMTTEVLGDGAKVNGLIYKNRNTGESHEVALEGIFVQIGLVPNTEWLRGSVELSERGEIVTDMRAQTSVPGVFAAGDATTTPYKQIVISMGEGAKAALSAFDYLIRLAPAEAPVLEDA, from the coding sequence ATGTTGGATGCAAATCTGAAGACCCAGCTCAAAGCCTATATGGAAAACATCCGGCGACCGGTGGAACTCGTGGCCGCCCTGGATGACAGCAAGGGCAGCCGGGACCTCGAAGAACTCCTGCAGGAAATTTCAGATCTGTCCGACAAGGTCGGCTGGAAGCGCAAGGACGATGCGCGCGCGCCGTCCTTCGCCATCACGACGCCGGAAGCGGACATCAGCCTGCGTTTCGCCGGCCTTCCCCTCGGCCATGAATTTACATCGCTCGTCCTGGCGCTTCTGCAGGTTGGCGGCCACCCGCCTAAGGTGGCGCCGGAAGTGATCGAGCAGATCAAATCGCTCGAAGGGACGTTCGAGTTCGAAACCTATTTCTCCCTGTCCTGCCAGAACTGCCCGGATGTGGTTCAGGCACTGAACATGATGGCCGTCCTGAACCCGAATATTCGTCACACCGCGATTGATGGGGCCCTGTTCAAGGATGAGGTCGATGCGCGCCAAGTCATGGCTGTACCGACCGTTTATCTGAACGGCGAAGTCTTCGGCTCCGGCCGGATGGAGGTCGAGCAGATTCTTGCGAAGCTCGATACGGGCGCGCAGGAAAAAATGGCGCAAAAGATTTCGCAGAAAGAGCCGTTTGATGTTCTGGTCGTCGGCGGCGGACCCGCTGGCGCAGCTGGCGCAATCTATGCGGCCCGCAAGGGTATCCGCACGGGCATCGCCGCAGAACGTCTGGGCGGGCAGGTGCTGGATACGATGGGCATCGAGAACCTTATCTCTGTGCCGTATACGGAAGGGGCCAAGCTTGCCTCAGCCATGGAAACCCACATCAAGGAATACGACATCGATGTGATGAACCTCCAGATTGCTGCGAAGTTCGTGCCGGCCAAAGAAGAAGGCGGCCTGCATGAAATCGTCCTGGAGAATGGTGCGAGCCTCAAGACCCGCAGCCTGATCCTTGCGCCTGGTGCCCGCTGGCGCCAGATGGGCGTGCCCGGGGAAGAAGAGCACCGCAACAAGGGCGTCGCCTATTGCCCGCACTGTGATGGCCCGCTGTTCAAAGGCAAGCGCGTTGCGGTCATCGGCGGCGGTAATTCCGGTGTCGAGGCTGCGATCGACCTCGCCGGTCTCGTTGCGCATGTCACGCTGATCGAGTTTGACATTCAGCTGCGCGCCGATGCTGTGTTGCAGAACAAGCTCCGCAGCTTGCCGAATGTCACCATCATCACCTCTGCGATGACGACCGAAGTGCTTGGTGACGGGGCAAAGGTGAACGGCCTGATCTACAAGAACCGGAACACCGGCGAGTCACACGAAGTGGCCCTGGAGGGCATCTTTGTTCAGATCGGTCTTGTGCCCAACACGGAATGGTTGCGCGGTAGTGTAGAACTGAGCGAGCGTGGAGAGATCGTGACCGATATGCGCGCGCAGACATCTGTTCCCGGCGTCTTTGCGGCGGGTGATGCCACGACAACCCCCTACAAGCAGATTGTCATTTCGATGGGCGAAGGGGCCAAGGCGGCCCTCTCCGCATTCGATTACCTGATCCGTCTGGCACCAGCTGAGGCGCCGGTTCTGGAAGACGCCTGA
- the ahpC gene encoding alkyl hydroperoxide reductase subunit C → MSLINTEIKPFKAEAFKQGKFESVSDADVKGKWAIFFFYPADFTFVCPTELEDLQSEYATLKNMGVEVFAVSTDTHFSHKAWHETSPAIGKIEYYMLGDPTGAITRNFDNMREDMGLADRGTFVVDPDGVIQVIEVTCEGVGRNASELVRKVKAAQYVRENPGQVCPAKWEEGSETLAPSLELVGKI, encoded by the coding sequence ATGTCCCTTATCAATACTGAAATTAAGCCCTTCAAAGCCGAAGCCTTCAAGCAAGGCAAATTCGAGTCGGTGAGCGATGCCGACGTGAAAGGCAAATGGGCGATCTTCTTCTTCTACCCGGCTGACTTCACCTTCGTCTGCCCGACCGAACTTGAAGACCTTCAGTCCGAATACGCGACGCTGAAGAACATGGGCGTGGAAGTCTTTGCTGTTTCGACCGACACCCACTTCAGCCACAAGGCCTGGCACGAAACCTCGCCGGCCATCGGCAAGATCGAATACTACATGCTCGGCGACCCGACCGGCGCCATCACCCGCAACTTCGACAATATGCGCGAAGACATGGGCCTCGCTGACCGCGGTACCTTCGTGGTTGACCCGGACGGTGTGATCCAGGTGATCGAAGTGACCTGTGAAGGCGTTGGCCGTAACGCGTCTGAACTCGTCCGCAAGGTCAAAGCCGCACAATATGTCCGCGAGAACCCGGGCCAGGTTTGCCCGGCGAAATGGGAAGAAGGGTCTGAAACCCTCGCCCCGTCGCTGGAACTCGTCGGCAAGATCTAA
- a CDS encoding RidA family protein, with translation MRLTTPLLSATAIALAACGAADSEVIRHKIPGSDFPILQAVEVPADATLVYLSGAGPSVSDKTAEPRTPAAYGDITTQTESTLAAIESRLESIGLTMSDVIKMQVYIVAAPGEDSLDFGGFMEGYVKFFGTEEQPNLPTRSVFEVAGLANPGWLIEIEVVAVRD, from the coding sequence ATGCGTCTGACCACCCCCCTTCTTTCCGCTACTGCAATTGCACTCGCCGCTTGCGGCGCAGCGGACAGTGAAGTGATCCGCCACAAGATCCCCGGATCGGATTTCCCCATCCTTCAGGCCGTCGAAGTCCCTGCGGATGCAACGCTGGTTTATCTCAGCGGCGCAGGACCTTCCGTTTCCGACAAGACGGCTGAGCCGCGAACCCCGGCGGCCTATGGCGACATTACCACCCAGACGGAATCCACGCTTGCGGCCATCGAGTCCCGCCTGGAAAGCATCGGGCTCACCATGAGCGATGTGATCAAGATGCAGGTCTACATTGTGGCGGCCCCCGGTGAAGACTCGCTCGATTTCGGCGGCTTTATGGAAGGTTATGTCAAATTCTTCGGCACGGAAGAACAGCCCAACCTCCCGACACGCTCTGTGTTCGAGGTTGCCGGCCTCGCCAATCCCGGCTGGCTGATCGAAATCGAAGTCGTGGCTGTCCGGGACTAG
- a CDS encoding class I adenylate-forming enzyme family protein has translation MHYAELLKARQELTGPGGEFEIVEAAVLGNTLRVYKNAPPSVREVWQSTKQFADRTYLVYEDERLTYAEAHDHVNAVAAWLFDQGVQPGDRVAIAMRNYPEWMLIYWACVSVGVTVVGMNAWWTAEEMAYALKDSEPKVLFLDAERFERVKDRPDLTGSMKLVGIRMPDLPENVTPWSEVIAHGGDTPDVTVDPDSDACIFYTSGTTGFPKGAQLTQRGCVANLMNMLYAGASTALAIQRATGVEPPADPPPPVGLLTTPLFHVTANNCGAYATTALGGTIILMYRWDAGEALKIIEREKVTSLGGVPVMGRELINHPDFAKTDTSSLVQLSGGGAQVPPDLVHKIESSIATARPATGYGMTETCGIITSVSADFFVDKPDSAGPAMPNFEVKCVDELGDTVPPGELGELWVKGSSVIKGYINRPEATAESITDGWLHTGDIARIDKDGFIFIVDRKKDMVLRGGENVYCAEVESVAYTHPAVAECSVFGVPDDRLGEEVGIAIVLKPGEKLTADEFRAHCAGIMAKHKVPRYVWFIADALPRNASGKFVKRDLRDRLSAELQNAGQS, from the coding sequence ATGCACTACGCAGAACTTCTGAAGGCCCGCCAGGAACTCACCGGCCCAGGCGGTGAGTTTGAGATTGTCGAAGCTGCAGTCCTCGGCAACACGCTTCGCGTCTATAAGAATGCTCCTCCCAGCGTTCGGGAAGTCTGGCAGTCCACCAAGCAATTCGCAGACCGGACTTATCTGGTCTACGAAGATGAGCGGCTCACTTATGCCGAAGCCCATGATCACGTAAACGCCGTTGCTGCATGGCTGTTTGACCAGGGTGTCCAGCCGGGCGACCGGGTTGCGATCGCCATGCGGAACTATCCGGAGTGGATGCTCATCTACTGGGCTTGTGTCTCGGTTGGCGTCACGGTTGTCGGCATGAATGCGTGGTGGACGGCCGAGGAGATGGCCTACGCCTTGAAAGATTCCGAACCCAAAGTGCTGTTTCTCGACGCCGAACGGTTTGAGCGGGTCAAAGACCGTCCGGACCTGACGGGTTCTATGAAGCTTGTTGGCATCAGAATGCCAGACCTGCCTGAGAATGTGACGCCGTGGAGCGAAGTTATCGCTCATGGCGGAGACACGCCCGATGTTACGGTAGACCCGGACTCGGATGCCTGCATCTTCTATACATCTGGCACAACGGGATTCCCGAAAGGCGCACAACTCACTCAACGCGGTTGCGTCGCCAATCTCATGAACATGCTGTATGCTGGAGCGTCCACGGCACTGGCCATACAGCGCGCAACCGGTGTCGAGCCACCGGCAGATCCGCCGCCACCTGTAGGTCTGCTGACCACGCCCCTGTTTCACGTCACCGCAAACAATTGTGGAGCCTATGCCACGACTGCACTCGGCGGCACGATCATTCTCATGTACCGCTGGGATGCTGGCGAAGCGCTGAAGATTATCGAGCGCGAAAAGGTTACGAGCCTCGGCGGCGTGCCGGTCATGGGGAGGGAACTGATCAATCACCCGGACTTCGCCAAGACCGATACGTCCAGCCTCGTCCAGCTTTCGGGCGGCGGAGCGCAGGTGCCGCCCGATCTGGTCCACAAAATCGAATCGAGCATTGCAACCGCTCGCCCGGCCACAGGGTATGGCATGACCGAGACATGCGGGATCATCACGTCCGTATCTGCAGACTTTTTCGTCGACAAACCGGACAGCGCCGGTCCGGCCATGCCCAACTTCGAAGTCAAATGCGTCGACGAACTGGGCGATACTGTGCCGCCCGGAGAGTTGGGTGAACTCTGGGTGAAGGGCTCCTCTGTCATCAAGGGTTATATCAATCGCCCGGAAGCGACGGCTGAATCCATCACGGATGGCTGGCTGCACACCGGTGATATTGCCCGAATTGACAAGGACGGCTTCATCTTCATCGTCGACCGCAAGAAAGACATGGTCCTGCGCGGCGGTGAAAACGTTTATTGCGCTGAAGTGGAATCCGTTGCCTACACCCATCCAGCGGTCGCTGAATGCAGTGTGTTCGGCGTGCCAGACGACCGGCTGGGGGAAGAGGTCGGCATCGCAATCGTCCTGAAGCCTGGCGAAAAGCTGACCGCTGATGAATTCCGCGCCCATTGCGCCGGCATCATGGCGAAGCACAAGGTGCCTCGGTATGTCTGGTTTATCGCCGACGCCCTGCCCCGGAATGCCAGTGGCAAGTTCGTGAAAAGGGACCTTCGTGACCGCCTCAGCGCCGAACTGCAAAACGCAGGTCAGTCATAG
- a CDS encoding cytochrome c: MKHLNRSPRIFVSAFAFVATALTGHADEGIPEVTSFEPTQLERKIFDGPGVTVTRGEDIYSTLCAGCHMPKGEGAVGGGMYPALAGNEKLEYPDYAVFIVLNGYKAMPSFAHTLSDEQVAAVVNYLQSGLGGNSYQPAATVEQAELSRPQ, from the coding sequence ATGAAGCACCTGAACCGATCCCCCCGTATCTTTGTGTCCGCTTTTGCTTTTGTCGCCACAGCGCTCACCGGGCACGCCGACGAAGGTATCCCTGAAGTCACGAGCTTCGAACCGACCCAACTCGAAAGGAAGATATTCGATGGCCCCGGCGTCACCGTGACGCGCGGTGAGGACATCTATTCGACTCTCTGCGCCGGCTGCCATATGCCAAAGGGTGAAGGCGCTGTCGGCGGGGGCATGTACCCGGCGCTCGCTGGAAATGAGAAGCTTGAATACCCCGATTATGCTGTCTTTATTGTCCTGAACGGGTACAAAGCCATGCCATCCTTTGCTCATACGCTTTCAGATGAGCAGGTGGCCGCCGTTGTAAATTACCTGCAGTCCGGCCTCGGCGGGAACTCGTACCAACCGGCCGCTACAGTCGAACAGGCTGAGCTGAGCCGGCCACAATAA
- a CDS encoding nuclear transport factor 2 family protein, which produces MRPPIPPFTHETAVEKVRLAEDGWNSRNAEKVSLAYSEDSVWRNRDLFITGRAEIVRFLTEKWEKEQEYRLVKELFAFTGNRIAVRYAYEFHDANGQWYRAYGNENWEFDAQGLMKRRYASINDLTITDAQRLFHWPQGRRPDDHPALSELGL; this is translated from the coding sequence ATGAGACCGCCCATACCACCCTTCACGCATGAGACTGCAGTCGAAAAAGTACGCCTGGCTGAAGATGGCTGGAACAGCCGCAATGCAGAAAAAGTGTCACTCGCCTATAGCGAAGACAGTGTCTGGCGGAACCGCGACCTGTTCATCACCGGCCGCGCCGAAATCGTCCGCTTCCTGACTGAAAAGTGGGAAAAGGAACAGGAATATCGTCTGGTCAAGGAATTGTTCGCCTTCACCGGCAACCGCATCGCTGTACGCTACGCCTATGAATTCCACGATGCGAACGGCCAATGGTATCGTGCCTATGGCAACGAAAACTGGGAATTCGACGCGCAAGGCCTGATGAAAAGACGCTATGCCAGCATCAACGACTTGACGATTACAGACGCCCAGCGCCTTTTTCACTGGCCCCAAGGCCGGCGCCCGGACGATCATCCTGCGCTCAGCGAACTGGGACTGTAA